The Hyphomicrobium sp. MC1 genome window below encodes:
- a CDS encoding HK97 family phage prohead protease — MDSVKRAYSLVQLKRLDSGARTFSGWATTNAVDRMGDTIAPLGAKFANPLALLRGHDSSQPIGTVTFKRPTKDGIEFTAEIPTIVEPGALKDRTDMAWAEVETGIVRAVSIGFRPQKWAFNAAGGIDYEEVEIIELSTVPIPANAGAVIASVGKGMDAKTLAILKSFDARGRSSGRTARQSAPASSPSMPGRLVRVDAKSSPSPRLTPQERREIISLRVKRPHGLTDRERQEIDELKRKCGVSIVVRLTAEDLRRAKRGR, encoded by the coding sequence ATGGATAGCGTCAAACGCGCCTATTCTCTTGTCCAGCTCAAGCGCCTGGATAGCGGCGCACGGACATTCAGCGGCTGGGCAACAACTAACGCCGTCGATCGGATGGGCGATACCATCGCCCCACTCGGCGCTAAGTTCGCAAATCCTTTGGCCCTGCTTCGTGGGCACGACAGTTCGCAGCCGATCGGAACGGTCACATTCAAGAGGCCGACCAAAGACGGGATCGAGTTCACCGCAGAGATTCCAACGATTGTTGAGCCTGGTGCGTTGAAGGACAGGACCGACATGGCGTGGGCGGAAGTGGAAACGGGAATTGTCCGCGCAGTTAGCATCGGTTTTCGACCGCAAAAATGGGCCTTCAACGCCGCGGGTGGCATCGATTACGAAGAAGTAGAAATCATTGAATTGAGCACGGTTCCAATTCCGGCAAATGCCGGTGCCGTTATAGCAAGTGTCGGTAAGGGCATGGACGCGAAGACACTTGCAATCCTTAAGTCCTTCGATGCGCGCGGACGTTCGAGCGGGCGCACCGCGCGGCAGAGCGCCCCGGCATCGTCACCCTCGATGCCGGGGCGCCTTGTTCGCGTCGATGCAAAGTCATCGCCGTCACCGCGATTGACGCCGCAAGAACGCAGAGAGATTATTTCGCTTCGAGTGAAGCGGCCGCACGGGCTGACGGATCGCGAGCGCCAAGAGATCGACGAGCTAAAACGCAAATGCGGCGTCAGCATTGTTGTCCGCCTGACGGCCGAAGATCTGCGCCGTGCGAAGCGAGGTAGGTGA